The proteins below come from a single Biomphalaria glabrata chromosome 10, xgBioGlab47.1, whole genome shotgun sequence genomic window:
- the LOC106054378 gene encoding doublecortin domain-containing protein 1-like isoform X1, protein MADRSKDTSSRSSTSSQLADAGLSKSNKKTDRLSNRPPIPYSTVVFKKNKSDLVSYEDLLVTQYLEEIKSQKVKLFQPKIQAPVSPYLQRISNIDYNGRPRVRPRSAVACVCSGHGKQQGGSHKISWEMDCSRNTMAKSMECCCHESEKVCREKNCRVFSAIPGSCCCPPAVKPKIDAKFIADPSLWDPATPRNPHHSRPVSAPVKRLRPPSGSSRKLRPFSAHRMLSRNHANIIKVCAYVNGSREKFAHLAAPTMAILLEMATEKLGLPFAARRVFLENGREIFTANDFFESEAENIFVSMGESFKNPDLSTKKNMDIKNCSVWTLAGITMSEKVKNKGTKAKMTKRLKTLYKNNKIRIIIYVNGSSTDANEVIADVDNFNGFLVACTAKLNLSRHAKIVYDWNGKQITNLSEISFLDDIIMPQKTTPIGGPVWISTGERLSPSGVRGYLMNLQTSLKEKLKVKKNRKQQIDFALNDNKEQVTDPKVLAIADEDLYEALEKTEEDIEKLKNNLSSVKERLEELESEAMKEEDEGLNYRLTHIKTLAVDDRLVGLKGIKLKVFENGKSDGEFMYCFNLREANKGTDKNQVLLRLLDELSSTRFSAGVNRNLNAVATKLFDKEGREITDVFSLQPEQSVWLSFGEPFINPSTYCLHLFLDKATQITTDSGETKIAREAITGSDEELLKDTSKWEAYSQFPDCYENKEQYDDGKKAYLLENAQLDANSHYLLHKEKHDLAIYPEISISEKASIKNQVFIYTEAGYLSCKAMPQMCLAVSNEKTEVQLVNSNTSVDGFIVCIQKKIPNTAAQIWHCLPDATIYSEAYPSLLLTYTGQKRWDANNDESSSNQDNSVKNVSLIVTYPQPKKLKGLQRFAFKQERFDNLGQWKFTDTNNPDWHKYAYSWPVKTNGELNKNYDWPMEGYIIPNVPPLLKSSAKLGLTGVTPARLKVLRNGERNADVAISVVGPNITNLVKDNSKKELKHKHKKAVKEHFVEYSENEDINILPEESSVFQTEFQMFLAQCTSLLNLPFAARRLFDFEGKELFTIQNLSRDSLVYVSCGESWSDPKLTKSEQRRRFLLSQITSDVMKIQQFCSMRNPENFVLEISGPLAPESGLVVNQRWTPDLRESQSKVKQSIDNADDNQINDGEENDDGQQEPRELSFHELSHLKSDEYVSNLKWPWEKLVNVSNSMDTEDPEANKYSDRDMYMKFRPQMSPRLSREAYQKFTYEDGYIAVLANRTMVLSLSKSEGRVVNVVLAKRQPDDINQRWTIKANGEIISRAHQSLVLTVSLPPTSSGELSQLSFYSCPITVQPRCNNQYGKAHQKWKYDPESGYIFAFDTDLLDKEITAAIRADVCTYAVILGLDVDQPGYFAEITKQGREGTKQIKVCVSCARSMRGRFKVQKLPPGTSFHCAMGDAKKLRIQHYGSFKQLNNKVDLSTHEAEVTLMHLMKSLESLKQQTSVHSIEKEIHAFRSVKLVKVLAYKNGEGRLRKGEIICGSSIEGILSQCNHRLGLTSAARRMYLEDGTLVLDVDDLIRYVEENYKSEMINILWSKKSEKSGTEEANTVTKENEEEDEAVQLQKLHEAASKEIDRQMRKSLDKIMNMTNAGIEGLTEEDEVKDKQQEEEEQKDLDNEEAQKIYRQRKELYKEIQLPPLDVILKMPIEVWVSSGKAFISPEVVESKEENRRKRRIFRSQVCLELDIEKHVLRLMKGRRLEQMSPGVYRSTLSSTQPVVLERHWKEQTVEEKDKHETVYKLQAHLGEIKEYQKDNSHVTGIRLDGKLYQQPNMKRVLVYQNGDHSERYVYVWGSSIEEILDSATSKLSMWKRARTIYTQEGVKIENFNDIQRDQILCISSGKSFRQANCEKKQIEMKANWCRASRNQKAEIIEEKHSEKFELNWTEVKSVNYELGAADAIVTARKHPHVNVDPFGPPLLALPPGSNNFLEK, encoded by the exons ATGGCTGACCGTTCAAAGGAtactagctctagatctagtactagttcACAACTAGCAGATGCCGGTTTATCAAA ATCAAATAAAAAGACAGACAGGCTATCAAATCGTCCTCCAATACCCTACAGTACAGTTGtgttcaagaaaaataaatctgATCTTGTAAGTTATGAAGACTTATTAGTTACGCAATATCTGGAAGAGATCAAGAGTCAAAAAGTCAAATTATTTCAGCCTAAAATTCA AGCCCCTGTATCCCCATATCTTCAAAGAATATCTAATATTGACTACAATGGAAGACCTAGAGTCAGGCCAAGGTCAGCCGTTGCTTGTGTTTGCTCAGGACATGGTAAACAACAAGGTGGTAGCCACAAAATTTCTTGGGAAATGGACTGCAGTAGAAACACAATGGCTAAATCTATGGAGTGCTGTTGTCATGAGTCAGAAAAAGTTTGCAGAGAAAAAAATTGCAGAGTTTTTAGTGCTATACCTGGCTCTTGTTGTTGCCCTCCTGCAGTCAAACCCAAGATAGATGCTAAATTTATAGCGGATCCAAGTTTATGGGATCCAGCCACACCTAGAAACCCTCATCACAGTCGACCAGTCAGTGCCCCTGTGAAAAGACTTCG ACCCCCATCTGGTTCATCAAGAAAACTTAGGCCATtttctg CTCATAGGATGCTGTCTAGAAATCATGCTAACATAATTAAAGTATGTGCATATGTAAATGGGTCAAGGGAAAAGTTTGCTCACCTTGCAGCACCAACTATGGCAATT CTTCTTGAGATGGCCACAGAGAAACTAGGTTTGCCGTTTGCTGCCCGCAGAGTGTTTTTAGAGAATGGACGAGAGATTTTCACAGCTAATGATTTTTTTGAGTCAGAAgcagaaaacatttttgtctccATGGGTGAATCATTTAAGAATCCTGACCTTTCCACTAAAA aaaatatggACATCAAGAACTGCTCTGTTTGGACATTGGCTGGAATAACCATGTCTGAGAAAGTCAAAAATAAAGGAACTAAAGCAAAGATGACCAAAAGATTAAA AACtttatacaaaaacaacaaaattaggATAATAATCTATGTAAATGGAAGTAGCACTGATGCCAATGAAGTTATTGCAGATGTAGACAATTTCAATGGA tttttAGTTGCCTGCACAGCTAAACTTAATCTTTCAAGGCATGCTAAAATTGTTTATGACTGGAATGGAAAACAGATTACTAATCTATCTGAAA TTTCTTTTCTGGATGATATTATAATGCCACAAAAGACAACTCCAATCGGTGGTCCAGTTTGGATCTCAACTGGAGAGAGATTAAGTCCATCTGGTGTTAGGGGATATTTGATGAATCTTCAGACTTCACTCAAAGAGAAACTCAAAGTTAAAAAGAATAGAAAGCAACAG ATTGACTTTGCTTTGAATGATAACAAGGAGCAAGTAACAGACCCTAAAGTCCTTGCCATAGCAGATGAAGATCTTTATGAAGCCCTtgagaaa ACTGAGGAAGATATAGAAAAACTCAAAAACAATTTATCTTCTGTAAAAGAAAGATTAGAAGAGTTGGAGTCTGAGGCAATGAAAGAGGAG GATGAAGGCTTGAACTACCGACTAACTCACATTAAAACACTGGCAGTAGATGACAGGCTAGTAGGGCTCAAGGGTATCAAACTCAAG GTTTTTGAAAATGGAAAATCAGATGGTGaattcatgtattgttttaaCCTTCGAGAGGCAAATAAAGGAACTGATAAAAATCAGGTTTTGCTAAGG ctTCTTGATGAATTATCCAGTACAAGATTTTCTGCGGGGGTGAATAGAAATCTCAATGCTGTGGCTACAAAGCTGTTTGACAAAGAAGGACGAGAGATTACAGATGTGTTTAGCTTGCAACCAGAGCAATCAGTTTGGTTGTCCTTTGGAGAACCATTCATTAACCCTTCAA cttattgtttacatttatttttggatAAAGCAACACAAATAACAACTGACAGTGGTGAAACTAAAATTGCGAGAGAAGCAATCACTGGATCTGATGAGGAACTTCTTAAAGA TACTAGTAAATGGGAGGCCTACTCACAATTTCCAGACTGTTATGAAAATAAAGAACAATATGATGATGGTAAAAAGGCATATCTTCTGGAGAATGCGCAGCTTGATGCCAACTCTCATTACTTGCTGCATAAA GAAAAACATGATTTAGCCATATACCCTGAAATTAGTATATCAGAGAAAGCATCCATCAAAAACCAAGTCTTCATTTACACTGAG GCAGGATATTTGAGCTGCAAAGCAATGCCTCAGATGTGTCTAGCTGTCAGCAATGAGAAAACTGAAGTCCAACTTGTAAACAGCAACACAAGTGTAGATGGTTTCATTGTCTGCATCCAAAAGAAAATACCTAATACAGCTGCTCAGATTTGGCACTGCCTTCCAGATGCCACAATATATTCAGAG GCATATCCCAGCCTACTTTTAACATACACTGGACAGAAACGATGGGATGCAAATAATGATGAAAGTTCTAGTAACCAAGACAACAGTGTGAAGAATGTCTCTTTAATTGTTACATACCCACAGCCTAAGAAACTGAAAGGTCTTCAAAG GTTTGCCTTTAAGCAGGAAAGATTTGATAATCTTGGTCAATGGAAGTTTACCGATACAAATAATCCTGACTGGCACAAATATGCATATTCTTGGCCTGTTAAAACTAATGGAGaattaaataaa AATTATGACTGGCCAATGGAAGGTTATATTATTCCAAATGTACCTCCCCTTCTAAAAAGCTCAGCAAAACTAGGACTAACTGGAG TAACACCTGCAAGACTTAAAGTTCTGAGGAATGGGGAAAGAAATGCTGATGTTGCAATTAGTGTTGTTGGACCaaacattacaaat CTGGTGAAAGACAACTCTAAGAAAGAGctaaaacataaacacaagaaAGCAGTCAAAGAACACTTTGTAGAATACTCAGAAAATGAAGATATTAATATCCTTCCTGAAGAGTCATCTGTTTTCCAAACGGAGTTCCAAATG TTTTTGGCTCAGTGCACTTCCTTGTTGAATCTTCCTTTCGCTGCCCGAAGATTGTTTGACTTTGAGGGAAAAGAATTGTTTACCATTCAGAACTTATCCAGAGATTCTCTTGTTTACGTCTCATGTGGAGAATCATGGTCAGACCCAAAGCTCACCAAAAGTGAGCAAAGACGCAGATTCCTACTTTCTCAAATAACATCAGATGTTATGAAAATACAGCAATTTTGCTCTATGAGAAACCCAGAAA actttgttttggaaatcaGTGGTCCTCTAGCACCAGAATCAGGATTGGTTGTCAATCAAAGGTGGACACCAGACCTAAGAGAAAGTCAATCAAAAGTCAAGCAAAGTATAGATAACGCTGATGATAATCAGATTAATGATGGGGAGGAGAATGATGATGGACAGCAGGAACCCAGAGAGCT ATCCTTCCATGAATTGTCACACCTGAAATCTGATGAATATGTTAGCAACCTAAAGTGGCCATGGGAGAAGCTTGTTAATGTTAGCAACAGTATGGACACTGAAGATCCTGAAGCTAACAAGTACTCTGACAGAGATATGTACATGAAATTTAG gccacAAATGTCACCCAGACTATCAAGAGAAGCCTACCAGAAGTTTACATATGAAGATGGTTACATTGCTGTACTAGCAAACAGGACTATGGTTTTATCTCTTAGCAAATCCGAGGGCAGGGTTGTCAATGTAGTTTTGGCTAAACGCCAACCAGATGACATTAACCAAAGATGGACCATCAAAGCTAATGG agaaatAATCTCTCGTGCTCATCAAAGTCTGGTTTTGACAGTCTCCTTGCCTCCAACCTCCTCAGGAGAGCTATCCCAGCTGTCATTTTATAGTTGCCCAATCACAGTGCAGCCTAGGTGTAACAATCAATATGGCAAAGCTCACCAGAAATGGAAATATGATCCAGAATCTGGATACATTTTTGCATTTGACACTGATCTGTTGGATAAAG AAATAACTGCTGCCATTAGAGCTGATGTCTGTACTTATGCTGTTATTTTAGGCCTTGATGTAGATCAGCCA GGTTACTTTGCAGAAATAACAAAGCAAGGGAGAGAAGGCACAAAGCAGATAAAAGTTTGTGTTTCTTGTGCACGCTCAATGAGAGGGAGATTCAAAGTTCAAAAACTTCCACCTGGCACAAGTTTTCACTGTGCTATGGGAGATG CCAAAAAGTTGAGGATTCAGCACTATGGCAGCTTTAAACAGCTCAACAATAAAGTGGACCTGTCAACTCATGAAGCAGAGGTAACTCTCATGCATTTAATGAAGAGCTTGGAGAGTCTTAAACAACAGACAAGTGTACATtccattgaaaaagaaatccaTGCTTTCAGAAGTGTGAAACTTGTCAAAGTTTTGGCCTATAAGAATGGTGAAGGCCGTCTCAGAAAAGGAGAGATCATTTGTGGTTCCAGTATTGAAGGG ATTCTCAGCCAGTGTAACCATAGACTAGGTCTAACTAGTGCTGCTCGCAGGATGTACTTAGAGGATGGAACTTTGGTATTGGATGTGGATGACTTAATTAGATATGTTGAAGAAAATTACAAATCTGAAATGATTAATATACTATGGTCAAAGAAATCTGAGAAATCTGGAACTGAAGAAG CTAACACTGTTACGAAAGAAAATGAGGAAGAAGATGAGGCTGTTCAACTTCAAAAATTGCATGAAGCTGCCAGTAAAGAAATAGATCGTCAGATGAGAAAATCACTTGATAAAATCATGAATATGACCAATGCTGGCATTGAAGGTTTAACTGAGGAAGATGAGGTCAAGGACAAGCAACAGGAGGAAGAAGAACAAAAAG ATCTAGATAATGAGGAAGCTCAGAAAATTTACCGCCAACGCAAAGAGCTCTACAAAGAAATACAGTTACCACCCTTAGATGTGATCTTAAAGATGCCGATTGAAGTCTGGGTCTCAAGTGGAAAAGCTTTTATCTCCCCTGAAG TTGTTGAATCCAAAGAAGAAAACAGAAGGAAGAGAAGAATCTTCAGGTCTCAGGTCTGTCTTGAACTGGACATAGAAAAACATGTTCTGCGATTGATGAAAGGTAGAAGACTAGAACAGATGTCTCCTGGAGTATACAGATCAACACTAAGCAGTACTCAGCCTGTTGTTCTTGAGAGACACTGGAAGGAGCAAACAGTGGAAGAGAAAGACAAACATGAAACAGTTTATAAGCTGCAG GCACATCTAGGGGAGATAAAAGAATACCAAAAAGATAATTCTCATGTCACAGGAATAAGACTAGATGGTAAATTATACCAGCAGCCAAATATG AAACGTGTACTAGTTTATCAAAATGGAGACCACTCTGAGCGCTATGTGTATGTTTGGGGCAGCTCCATTGAAGAGATTCTAGATAGCGCTACCTCCAAGCTTTCCATGTGGAAGAGAGCCAGAACAATCTACACACAAGAAGGTGTCAAG ATTGAAAACTTTAATGACATCCAAAGGGATCAGATACTGTGCATCTCTTCTGGCAAGTCTTTCAGACAGGCAAACTGTGAGAAAAAACAGATTGAAATGAAAGCAAATTGGTGTCGAGCTTCAAGAAATCAGAAA GCTGAAATAATTGAAGAGAAACATTCTGAAAAGTTTGAACTAAATTGGACTGAAGTCAAGTCAGTCAACTATGAGCTGGGAGCTGCAGATGCTATTGTTACAGCACGCAAGCATCCCCATGTCAAT gttgATCCATTCGGACCCCCACTACTGGCTCTTCCTCCTGGTTCCAATAACTTTTTGGAAAAATAA